The genomic stretch CTCCTGCTTCCTTTTCCCATAGCAGATAGAGAAACTGGTAGTTATCTCGCTATCTCCATAATGTAATCAACAAGGCAGGAAAAGCTCCTGTAAGTAGGATTTTTGCCAGACTAGTTAGTTCCTCACGCATGCAGTTAAGAACACAGAAGACTGCTGATCTTGGCACTTACCTACTCCTTGAACTGAGTGTTTTAATGTAACTTTCCTGCTGATTTCACTTTGTAAATACCCAACAAGGCTGCAACGTTTAATGCCGCTATCATCTTAACCTGCACTTGAGACGCTTATTTTGAAGAGTCTGAGATGTCAGAGTGCTTCTGACATGTAGGTTATGTTGTTAGTGTAGTTGTCGATTTATCAGTGATTGCAATGCAGAGAAAGCAGGTTTTGAGGGAAGCACcaagaatgaaggaaaaactcTGGTTAAGTATCCAAGAAAATTAATGCTGCTTCTAATATTGCTCTATTCCAATGATTTGGATGCAAAGGATTTTTATGAAGTTTATATACCACCATTCCTTTTTTATGACTCATGCCTTTACCTGTCAAATCCCATAACTTCATTTAAATCCAACAATACAGACGATTCTAGTCCTGCGTGTTTGTAATGTGCTTGCCTAGTGCACATGCAGCTAATAAGGGCAAAGATAGTACTGGTTATCTTAGTCTGGTTACTGTACTTACACTTTATTTATGGATTCCTTACTTTAAGGAGAAGATCTTAAATCTGTCTTACGTCATGTATAGTTACTTAGTTGTCCCCAGGATGTGGTAATTGATGTCCATTATTCCCTGACATGCCCAGAATGAAAAGTGAGAGATAGCTGCCTTCAGCCAATTTTCTCAagctaaaaagcaaacaagaagaaaacagattttatttctggtaAGATCTGGAATATCAAAATACAAACTGCTTCTCTTGTATTCTTCAGGCTTTTGCTAAGGAAGGAGCCAAAGTCATTGCTACAGACATCAATGAGTCTAAGCTGCAAGAACTGGAGAAATATCAAGGTAAATGACCTACAGTAAGCATTAGTTCAACTCTTGTAAGTTTTGTGTTGTAGACTGGCTGAAGTATAATTTGAGGATAGGGCAAACTTCAAAAGGctagaaaaaatggaaaatatccaGACTAATTCTTTAGATGTTGGTGTTGCTTTATTCTGTGGTGTGGTGTGGCATGGCAGATATTTAGCATGTAAAATACTGCAGTGTCAGCATGTCAGGCAAAGTATTATTGCAGGCATGTGGAATAACTTTGAGTTTGTTATGTCACAGCAGCAGTTGATTTCTGCTTCCCAGAATGGCACCCATTTCAGTTACCATTTGCGATCATTAGGCTAATCGTCAAACATATCACTTTAAAAGACATGGAATGCTTTTCTCTGATCACAAGAACTAACATCCAGCTACACAAAAAGCAGATCTAGTGTCTTGCATTTCCATGGCCCATACTTCCTAAGGAATGCATTAATAGGATAGCTGTCTAGTAGAATTTGTGTGTCTTCAGAAACTAATCCCACTCACACTAGATAAGCCTATTCTGTTTGTACAAATGCTCAGTCCTGAAGGTTACTTTCCTACTGATATCACAGGAATGTATTTCAAGGAGCAGGTTTTGCATAGCTGTGTTTCTTAATCATAAGTGACACAAGTCTGAGACActaaatcaaaaaaaaatattttttcaatcttgaaataaaaaataagatgggGATATATTTTACAACTGAAAATGCTTCCAACTTAATTTGACAGAAGGAAGTGGATTTAATGAATTCTTATTACAGGGTAACAGTCAAATGTGCAAAAACACTTTTCTCTGGCACGTCTTTTAGAGTGAACGTTGGTCTCTATTGACTGGAGTTCACCACAAGCAATCCCTGTGTAATTCTTTGGGAACTTTAAAACTTCCAGGTTTATTCTGAGGGTGTTTaggaaaatgttacattttgaactgtggggtttttttttcccttctgctagTGTATTCACAAGGGAAGAGGTAATTTTCCATATATTCAGagccatttccttccttttgacATATGATTAGTGAAGTTATAATTTATTAAGGCTTGGCATATTGTAGTCTTTGAATTTTATCCAGGAGAGGTAATTCTAGTGCTGATGTCACCAGCCTGTAGTCTAATTGCATCATTATATGCAATTCTCTTCAGAAGTGTCAATATCATTTAACTAAGACATATATAAAGCCTGTTCATGGACTTGTCAGTTTGGCTTCAGAAGAAACAGGTTTTTAtctatttcagataaaattctCCCATAATTTAGACATCACTCAGACACTTTGCAGATAGCTTTACAGTATTTCATGCAATCACGTATGCTGGACAAGACCTGTGAAGGCCATTtactcctgcctgctgctcaaaGTGGCTCTGCTTAGAGCAGGTGGCTCATGGCTGTATTGAGGCAAGTTCtgaacatctccaaggatggaatTTCCTCAACAGCCTCTGAAGATCCATGTTCAGTGTGACTGCCTTCatggttttgaaataataatgatatttaaaaaaaaacaaacctgaaaaaccccacccaaacaacaaaaaaatcctgccaCAACCCACAGAAACACCTTGCATTCAGTCAGACTTTCCCATGTCCTAGcttttttctgttgcctttcaTCCTTCCGGTGTGGGCCTCTGAGaagtctggctccatctcccCTACAGTCACTCAATATATGTAGACATATATATTAGACTGTGTCACTAGTTGCATGTGACTAAATGGGggggaaaaccccaaaacctgctgtgttttggggcaCAGGTGTGTTCTGCACTAGAAGTCCCTTCATCCTAGATGCAGAATATGCTGTGGCAAAAAGGGTGATCAGCAGCAAGTCTTAGTGCCCTGGAGACTGATTGTACCCGCTAAGGGAATTGCTAGAGTATACCCTGGCTCCTCCTTTTTTCGCTCATCCAGGTTTCCTTTGGATGAAAAGTTCATGTATTTGAGAAGGGGCACAGCTCAATCTGTGCACGCGGTACAGAGCGAGGGTGCAGGCAAAGGGCATCATGAAGTATGCTTATCCCACAGAAAGGATTCAGCCTTGACATGGGTGAGAGAGGCTAGTTGTGTTAGGTTGCTGGAAGCTACTTAAGTAAAATGAGTTAAATAACATGGAGATTACATCATATTATATTACAGCTTATCTGGAAGTGTAGTTCttttactttcctcttttcaCTTCTGTCCCAGGAATGGCACTGCTGTGGGTGGCCCTAAGCAGTTCTGTTAGAGGGGCTGATTCTTTCCAAAAGTGTTTGGATGAGTTGCGCCTGTCCCTGTTTTGCAGTAATTATGTGTCTCAGTCTTTCAGAGGTAACTTCTCTGAACAAAAtagaaggattatttttttatcagtgTCTTTCTTGAAGGTATGGCACCAGCACAGCCAGTGCTACAATCACTGACAGTGACAGCTGTCAGAGGCCAAAATAAGTAGATGGTTATAGTGAAAAGCAATGAGATTCCACACCTTCTTTTGTTTGATTATAAACAAGTTTACAAATATGTTGCTTATGTTCTTGCAGTTAAATAATTGCTATGATATCATTCCAGGTAATGCAAAATCACTTTTCCttattaattaaattatataaaGCTGATTCATAATATCCTTAACTACACATGGATAGATGGCATGTAACGTGACTGCGAGTGTATGTGACACAACTAGTTCCAAGTAATTATAATAATGGGCACAAAGCTTGTTACAATTATACAGGATCTATAATTCTTCAGCTTGAGAGTATAGTGGGATTCAAATTTATTGGAAATGGTTTTTATGGTAAATTACGTTAGCTCATCTGCTTGTGATGCTGTATGACAATCAAATCAGTTGATCTCTTTTTAATTCccttctgaaattttaaatagcATGACATGCTGTCCATTGCTGTCCCAATTTAACCATTGCACTAACTTAACGATTAAGTGTGGCTCTCGCTCAGTGAGTCTCCATGTCTTGGCCCACCACTGAGGGGGAACTGTTCCTGGCAAGCCGCTGACTTGAATTGTAGGTGCAATCCTGATACAGTGAAGCAAATACCGTGTTTTTCTAGGCATTCAAATACGGGTTCTGGATGTCACCAAAAGGGAGCAGATAGAAAATCTGGCCAAGGAGATTGAAAAGATTGACGTCCTCTGTAACATTGCAGGGTAACCGGCTTCTAATTGACCCTACTATTTTTACACTTTTCCCTGTCCTCCAGAAGAACTTTCTTTTActcaaatgtgttttatttcttttgttttaatgcattttatacCTTTAATACAAACTTTCATGTGTTTTCATCAAAACTGAACTTCTTGTGCGCAGCCATGTTACCCAGGCCAAGATAGAATGGCTCTGGAATTTGTTTTCCCCACTCTGAGTGCCCTATACTGATGGCTTTGGCCCTCCTAGCGCAACAAGGAGCAAAGCTGCTGGTCTGCTAGTGctctacttatttttaatttccctgttGCCAAGCATTTCTTTGCACATATGGAGTCTGTCTTGTGTCCTTGATAGTCATGAGAAGAAATATActgttgcttgctttctttaaaagagcTCTTGTCCCTCCTTTTCAAAGTTGGAAGAGCTAGCTACTGCAAAATAGTAATGGAAAAGTGTGCATAAAAAACCATAGAAACGTAAATCACAGACAGTGATCCGCTTCATGCATTTATCCTAGGTTTGTTCATCATGGAACCATTCTGGAGTGTGAAGAGCAAGACTGGAACTTCACTATGAACCTCAATGTTCGCAGCATGTATCTAATGATCAAGGCATTCCTTCCTAAGGTAAGGCTTGGTTGCCCATGATTTTTAGTCTCTGCTGCATTGTGTTTAAAGTGTGAGAGGTCTAAGGTGTTGCCACTGAGATAAAATTTGAGATAAAAATGCAAGTATCCAGTTTTGGATAGAGGAGGCCCTTAGATTATGGCGATCCTACTCTAAAACATTCTCTGTATTGTGTAATCCTTCAAGTAGACAATCTGTCTAAAGGATATGGTACAGAATATTAATTCAAGGGGTTTGCCCTACGTAATTTGTTACTAAAATCCTTCAACTGCAGGGCAGTGAGGGAGGCGTTGCAATACAATGCTACTGTATTATACTATAGCACATGGCTGCACAATGCCACtgctacaaaatatttataaataatgtatATTAACACAACTTTTATGGAACTCTGGAAATTATCTTGTGAAGCAATTCAGTGATGTCTGATGCCAACATGCTGGTTATACCAGAACCATGCTAATATGCCATCTAACCATGCTGGGTAGACAGTCTAGCAGCTTGAGGACACTTGTTGTGTTTAACATAACAACTAGGTTCGGGACTACAAAAACTTGTGGACTGAATAAGGTGGTTTTATTCCTGTAAATGCAAAGGCCAAATGTGGAAGCTGTGACCGTGACTGGATGACGACTACTCTTTTCAGAGTTGTTGCAGTCCGCttggtttgatttttggttggttgttttttttcttatttgatcttcattttcaaaggttGTTTATAACAACTTTAGGCATCTCAGGTTTTGGGATGCCTAAAAAGGTTACAACTTAAAGAAATTTAGCTACAATTCAAAGATGCTAGAGTTATGTTTTAACCTTCTCCACAACAATAAGAGTTTGAATGGGATCAGTGAACTACTACGCTGGTAGATGCATGAGCAGATGTCTACATAGTGTAACTTACTGTGGTGACAAGAGGGCAATGATTGAGGTGActatctaggaaaaaaaaatcctttcctgtcATAGTCTTCATCTTCTGAGATGACTTAGGAGAACCTAGTGAGTATTTTGGATTCTGCTTTACTACTTCAGTCAATAAATCAAAAAGAGATAAGCACCTATTCATGGCAATTATGCTTCATTACCCTGCCTATCAGTTGGATATAGGGCTGCTCTGTGGGTTGTTACGGGCTATTTTGCTGGACCTGCAGATGACAAAATAGTTTGCATTTGAATGACATAAGTATTCTTTTGCAGATGCTTAAACAGAAATCTGgaaatattataaatatgtCTTCTGTGGCATCCAGCATTAAAGGTCAGTACTGTGCTAGAGTTCCTtatataaatctttaaaataatgggAGTGCAAAACAAATAGTGCACAACTTTGAATTTAAAGGACATTGCCAATCCTGTGATGggatgcagttaaaaaaaaaaaaaaacacaaaaaaccccaaaaaaaccccccaaaaaaccaaaagccaaaccccaaaacctgaaCACATCAACTTGTACATACACGCAAGGACACAGACAGAAAATTGCAGAAACACTAAGATCCTTGCCTCTGAGGCCTCTTTTAAATCTGTCCTGAATGTTTTGTAGCATCCTTTTTACCAGTATGTATTAACTAAAAAGGAATTACTTCCAGTGATATCTTGCTACGTTGTTTCTCTGAAGAACATGTGAAGAAATGATAAGCACTGTAGCTATGCTTCCCAAGGAAGCCTACTGGTGACTAACAGATGGGTGGCTACTGTTCCTCAGTCTTCGTTTGTTTTGTTAACTTTTCTAGACTACTCCCCAATCTTATACTATTGAAAGATCGTGTACTTTGCTCTGATGTATGCCTGAGTAGAATTCTGACAGTCAGCATTCCAGTTAGCCTGCTGTTACGGAGAGACTGCAGGTGCTACAGGAAGTGCTGGGGTCCAGAAGCAGGTGCATATTGAACAAACTTAgtgctctctttttttcttttcaatatgtTTCTACACTGCCTTCACACTGGCCTTCTTCTAGGAGTTGTGAACAGATGCGTATATAGTACTTCAAAGGCAGCAGTTATTGGTCTAACAAAGTCTGTGGCTGCTGATTTTATTGAACAAGGCATCAGATGCAACTGCATATGTCCTGGTAAGTATTCTTGCGTTATTTTGTAAACTAGGAGCAGATCCTAGATGGCCTGATCTAGTTTGACATTATTAACAAAGAATAGACTTGCAAGTGGCAATCAAAGTTACCAGCAATATAAAAGAACAGTACATGCTTGAAATGCTTCTGAGattcaaaatagaaaagttGTTACTTTTGTAGTTAAGCTGTATGGATAGTCTGTTAACCCAGTGCATGCACATTATATATCCATTACACAGTATTTGAATTTTCAGAGATATAGTCTAGGAAGTTAGAAGCAGGCAAAGATTAGCTAACAGGATAGCCATTGTTTAACCATCTGAAAAGAATTGAATCTAATTCTCAAAAGTTTTGCCTTCTATTGAAATTTAGAATCCTATGCTATGTTGATAGTTTTGCAGTCTTTCTCCTGAATCATATTATGAAGTTACATGTAAGTGTTAAGATATACAAATAGAACcaattaactgcatttttttgtcaTAATTGTTAATGCAGTTGATTTCTAACgctgaatttaaaattttgcttagGAACTGTTGACACACCATCTTTACAGGAAAGAATCCAAGCCCGGCCTAACCCAGAACAGGTGAGAAAACAATTTATTAGTTTGATGATGTTTAactcccttttaaaaaataaaataactataTAGTGGCACTTGTGCCCATATTCAAGAATGTCCCCTATTTCAGAGTACCAATGATAACATAACAGTAGTGTCTCCTTTCATAGTTCGGTCAGTTTGTACTCAAGACAGAAGTCTTCAAATGCCCCAGAAGAATATATTGCTTAGTGAATACAGATGGTCTGTCATCTATGGAAGCGTTTGCAACCATTGGTTACTGTACCTAGTGCAAAAGTAGAAGACATTTTCTACTGTGGTACGTGGCAGCCACAAACTAGTGCAAAACCATGATAAAGAGGGCATTCTGACCtatgtatttcaaaatcattttggaTGCTTAACCATACTTGACTGGGTAACTGTGAGCTCTCATTTGAAGGGCCTGGGAATACCTACCACCAAAGGAAGAGGGACTTACGTTGGCTTTATTCTGCAACCAGAAACTTAGGTCCAGTCTCCTACTATATTTCAACCTGAAATTCATATCACtgttaattttctattttctttttctagcaaAAATTCCCTACTCACTGTACTAAAGGAAGTTATGACTTATGGCCTGTTTCCAGTATTGCTTTGTACATGTCATACTAATCGGATTAAAATATACTAAATGCTCTTGTATATCTAGGCATTGAAAGACTTTCTAGCCAGACAGAAGACAGGTAGGATGGCCACTGCTGAAGAAGTGGCCCATCTTTTTGTGTACTTGGCTTCTGATGAAGTAAGTATGAAACTATATAATTTCCTGTAACAGAATTCCATGCTacttttgctgtttcacaaTAGAGAgaatttaagaatatttatatTGTCTTTGAGCTGGActgttacaaaaaataaaaaaatccaaccctgTCTTTTACTGAGTTCAACCTACAAGACAAAACCTGAATGTTGACAGTGATTGTTAATGCAGTAGGTATCTGGTACCATAGCCTGGTGGTTTCATGTCATCTGGGTAAATCGACTGACCTCAGATCACCCTGAATGGTAGGAGAAAGGGGCTTGTCTGCTTTTCCAAACTTGCATCACAGCTAGATCACGTTTTAAGGAGGTAGAATTAAGTCATCACCTACCTTCCCTACTCAAGAGTGAATATTTGCGTAGAACTGCTGGAGATTTTTGCTTAAAGGGCTAATGCTCAGAGTGAATCTACCCCTTCAGCATAAGGAAAACAATAGACCCACTGAGGCCGTTATACACCAAACTCTTAATGACCACTGCAAATACCACCAACACTAATGAGCAcacatcaaaattatttcagatgctACAAATTTACTATGAATCTAAAATGGGGTTGGAGTCCTCTGGACTTGTCCAGCAGTCCTACTGAGCATAACACAATCCttcaatgaaattattttagtctTAATGTTGCCATCTACCAGTAATCTGTTTCTCAATTTCATCTTGGCTTTAGTGTTTCTGTAAAgctactgtttttttccagtctgttcATAAGGTTTTCAACCACGTGTAGATTGAATTGTAGTCTTCCAATACATTCCAGTATACTTCAGTACTGACATGGAGAAGAATGTCAACAGCTCAGTTGCTTATCTCACTATCTGCACATTCTAAATTTTCAGTTAGGTCCCCTTACAATTACTGGCTGACCTGGTCAGATTCTGCTCAGCTGAACAGAGCTAATAACTTCATAGTGTGAGGTATTACTCCTGTGGGTAAGATATCTGAAGTCTGTCTTATGTGAATTTGTACACTTGGGATGCATTCTCATCTTAATGCCTCTAATAATACTTTTGCTACTCTCCCCTGAGTTAGCTGAAAGGCTTCCATTTCTAAGTTTGTTTATATTCTATTTATTCAGTTATtgttgtaaaatgaaaaaagtgtttgcataaaaagaaagcagttgtttttaatttaaagaaagtgTTTCTCTGTAATTAACAGCCATGAAAAATTAgttaaaattattgttattttttatgtaatttcAGTCTGCCTACGTGACTGGTAATGAAGTAATCATTGATGGAGGATGGAGCTTGTGATTGACCCTACCTGCAAATGGAAATTCATACCATATGAAAGGCAATAAGTCAGGATCATGTTTCTCAATTAAGATAGCTTGCAAAGATTTAGATCACACATGTGATGTCTTTCAGAACAAATGTGATGCATTTTTACTGTGATCTGATCTTTCTAGATTGATCTTACTGATTCGTTTTTCCCTAAACAGTAAAACGCTGGTGTAAAACATATCTGATGTGGTTTCAATTTCAATTTATGGCAACTCCAAAAGCATGGAAGAATAGCAATTTAAGATTTCAGTTTAAGATGTCAGAGGGCAAGCAATATTATTTAAGGTAAAAAATCTGTGTTGTGTTTTAAGCAAATCTGAGTGAAAGGAATTAACTACTACCTTTTATTCTCATCCCCCAAAGTATTTGGAAGCTAAACATTCACAATTAGATTTCCTACTAGCATTGACAGAGTATCCAGAGAAACCAGAGCGACTACTATTGAATCAGCCAAATGGATCCTGAACTAAGTGTGGtttaagcagaagaaagcagaattaataGCAAATTTGAAGACTGGAATGTTTGAATCATTTTGTTACTGGTTTCTATATTAGAGAACATACTAGTTGCAAATTGTACTTGAAAGAACATTCTGCTTTGCAAATTCCAAAGAAAGTACTTTATGCTCTGTACCATCGTTAGCAAAATGTTTTAGAACTGTAATAGCTGTAGAAAAAGTCTGAATTGTTGAAAAGAATATGTCCCAAGCCTGAAAACACTTACAGATCCAAAGTGGGTGATGCAAGACAGTGAAACACTGTAGATACATGGTAGGGGCACATGAAACTTCCTGGGTATACAGCAAAGAGTCAGTGTATGTGCACAGCTGGTTTGTGCAACTGCAGCGTCCATTTTCCAGATCATTATGCTTAAAGCATACAGAGACCATACAGAATCACATGTAGTTTTACAGTCAGTTAGAAAAGGAGTACATTAACTAGTACAGAAGAGGTCCTAGTGGGAGAAATAGAGACCAGAACTGTTTCATTAATGGTATAGATCACTCCTAAAATGGTCTTGGAagtatcattattattgtttttttctccttccatgtACAGAAAGCACTATGCAAGGACATCACTCTGGTAGGCATGGATGGGGGTATATGTGGGAGAAGTATTCTTTAATCACAGGTGGATCTTCACAAATACACTTGACTTCTGGCACACAAGCAAAAGGAGTGGATTTTACCACTCTAGGTAAAAGGATGTACCTACTTACTCTAGGTAAAAGGAAGTACTAATATTGGACAAATATTGTCAAATCTGTATGCTAGGTGCTAGGCTTTGGTATTCTATGACTTGATCCTCAAATACCAATATAATGCTAAAACACAAGGCTAAGTTCTCTGAAAAGGACTGTTTCTAAAAGAGTTTGTGTTGATGTTTCTAATGTGATAGCACGTGGTAGCTTTGATTTATGAATCAGAAACCTATTATCACAAAGTCTTATGctctggaaaaatacagatcCTGACCCAGAGATATAAGGCAATGAATAACGTGAATGCCCAAACTGGTTTGTTGATGTACTGTTAAAATTGATGTGAATGGCATGGACTGGCTGTCTATAAATATggttaccttaaaaaaataaaaaaataaaaaatgtaccTAGATCCATATATATAGTTTGTGAATGAAGCTATATGCAATTTCATAtatattcatgtattttaaatacaggtaTATATGTGGGGGAAGGAATTAAACAGTAAACTGTACTGAGTATGATTGATCAGTAAtgagaaagcacagagaaaaatgtacAATATTTGGTGCATGTTTCTGTAACAACTGCCATGTTTTTGAAATTATTGCTTAAGCTTTGCAGTATTAGCTGAAGAAttaatagaattattttatttccaagatAATGTCTAGTTAAAATCAGAGTTCTTATTTGTAAAAGTTACACTTGcttacacttttaaaatgagaaagtattGTGGGTTTTGGCTTCCTCAGGCTTACTACAGGTTTAACTTTTACCTTTAATCATGGTTGGAGCATTCTGATCTTGTGCAGTTTATTTTAGGGGGGTTTTGAGTATCTACTATTTCAATAAAGTGACCTTGGCAGCCAAGCAGGAGCAAGTTGATGCAGAAATCCAAAGTTATCCAAAACAGCTCCACAATGTTCACTGGCATAAATTCAAATGGTAAAAGTTCAGACTGGCAGGATAccttttcagtgctttcagAGTTTAATATGAAGGCCAAAGTCCTTCCTTTGTAGTAGGTTTAGAAGGCTTACCTTGAAAAGAGAATCTCCCCACTGCAGTAACACGGGAAACTTGCACTGTGTATTCTGGAAGTATAGTTAAgagtctgaaagaaaattattatacATATTTCATACTGAACTTTATTAGTTAATATTTCTAAGCTCACTGGTGATTGTAATATACAGATGCTGCTCAAATGTTTTTTTGTCAAAGCATTCCTGCAAGAAAATTAGATGCCCTCTGCTTTTTATGTTGCACTAAAAGCACAGAGATAcggattttttttcagtggtagTCTGAGGAGCTGGTGGACCAAAAAAAGCTaaacgaacaaacaaaaaaaaaaagtggagattGCTGTCTCTTGCCTTATTAACAATGCTTTTCATGGGTGTGTTAACAGCCACAACTCTGAAATGTGCTCTAATGTCTAGGAGGGAGCTTTTCAACTGAAATTATTCAAGGAAAATTCTTAATGCTCTTGTGACCTTTTAGTTCCCTGGTCTGTTTCCATGGACCTGGGTAATTCTGTTTCTTGCACTTTTTCTCTCAGATTTGTAGTCTGCTTAATTCTAGGAGCATTTGAATCTGCTTTTCACATGTACCCAGTGTAGTTTGCAAAATGAGGTTGAGAGAGGAGGTCTGTGTCATTCCCTCGTGGTGGGCACACTTGATCCTTTGAGAAGTCAAAATGTGTTGATGGCAACACCACAAATACgcaaaagaaatttcttttgccTGCCTCAGTGCATTTCTTCTGCATCCATCCAGAGCCAAATCAGCTAGAGATCCTTATCCTTTCTTTGCACCTGACATCCAACTGCTGTGCTGTGGTCTGAGAGAGGATGGCGTAGCTTCCCCATGCCCCTTCCCACAGCCACGGGAAAGGCTGTGTAGAAAGCAACTTTTTTAATGTGTACCGGTTACGATGAAATGACATGGGCAGTGGAGGGCTGGGTGTGTGAGACACAAATCCTCACCCTCCTGGATGCCGTGGGCTCAGGAGTGGTCCGTTGCTCAACGTTATCAACGTGACGTCTGTTTGACAGCTCCGATGTAGTCACCGCTTGTCTGCCGCCTCTGCCCGGCAGTGAGCCATGCACCGCGCCGAGAGAGGTAGGAAGGTATCCGGGAATCCCTCTCGGTCTTCCCAAGCTCCAGACTTGAGGCTTTCGCTGCTGGTCTAGAGAAGCCGTGACTTTCGAGGCGGGACTCTGTGTGGCACTAGCGCCAACGCCGGGGgaggagcagccagggctggcagagctgttgCTGCTTGCTGGGAGTGGATTATcgcctccccttctccctgctgaGGGACCGGCCGGGCGGGAGAGGCTGCGCAGGTAGCGGTTCCTTC from Balearica regulorum gibbericeps isolate bBalReg1 chromosome 4, bBalReg1.pri, whole genome shotgun sequence encodes the following:
- the BDH2 gene encoding dehydrogenase/reductase SDR family member 6, which translates into the protein MGRLDGKIIVLSAAAQGIGRAAAIAFAKEGAKVIATDINESKLQELEKYQGIQIRVLDVTKREQIENLAKEIEKIDVLCNIAGFVHHGTILECEEQDWNFTMNLNVRSMYLMIKAFLPKMLKQKSGNIINMSSVASSIKGVVNRCVYSTSKAAVIGLTKSVAADFIEQGIRCNCICPGTVDTPSLQERIQARPNPEQALKDFLARQKTGRMATAEEVAHLFVYLASDESAYVTGNEVIIDGGWSL